The following are from one region of the Siniperca chuatsi isolate FFG_IHB_CAS linkage group LG21, ASM2008510v1, whole genome shotgun sequence genome:
- the LOC122869082 gene encoding mpv17-like protein: MRRAVLKEAAKRFPWLANVTLYGCLFAGGDLVHQLIAQKERMDWKHTRNVAIVAISFHGNFNYFWLRALERRFPGKSAGMVFRKLLLDQSFASPLATSVFYTGVSFLEGKEDISEDWREKFFNTWKTGLMYWPFMQFLNFVLMPLYLRTAFMGCCAFLWATFLCFSRQSGDGTATVALAFVMDPRKTLEEMREARLARKKQKTQSEN, translated from the exons ATGAGGAGAGCTGTACTGAAAGAAGCCGCCAAACGATTCCCCTGGCTGGCCAATGTCACGTTGTACGGGTGCTTATTCGCCGGCGGTGACCTTGTCCATCAGCTCATAGCTCAGAAAGAGCGCATGGACTGGAAACACACTCGCAACGTGGCCATTGTGGCAATCAGTTTCCATGGAAACTTCAATTACTTCTGGCTACGAGCCCTGGAGAGGCGTTTCCCTGGAAAGTCCGCCGGGATGGTTTTCCGCAAACTCCTGCTGGACCAAAGCTTCGCGTCGCCTTTGGCCACCAGTGTCTTCTACACGG GGGTGAGCTTCTTGGAGGGCAAGGAGGATATCTCTGAAGACTGGAGAGAGAAGTTCTTCAACACCTGGAAG ACTGGACTCATGTACTGGCCATTCATGCAG TTTCTGAACTTCGTCCTGATGCCGTTGTACTTGCGAACAGCCTTCATGGGCTGCTGCGCCTTCCTCTGGGCCACCTTCCTGTGCTTCTCTCGACAGAGCGGCGATGGCACTGCCACCGTGGCTCTGGCCTTCGTCATGGACCCCCGTAAGACCCTGGAGGAGATGCGCGAGGCCCGGCTAGCCCGAAAAAAGCAAAAGACCCAGAGTGAAAActaa